A genomic stretch from Chitinophaga agri includes:
- a CDS encoding NUDIX domain-containing protein: MTTLKPTGVIIARFQTPSLHEGHLQLIKEVKTTHNRLIIVLGVAPVKGGRKNPLDYYTRERMIKQLFPDVIVLPLSDQASDKVWSRKLDELLSNNFNNESFILYGSRDSFIPYYSGRFATAALPPVQDFNATAQREAISDKVFDTEEFRAGVIYSTYNLYPKVYPTVDIALFRNNRSELLLGRKPAESGWRLPGGFTDPTDMSFDQAAKRELLEECGPVETSPMQYELSLQMDDWRYRSEVDKIITTLFSTDLLFGEPAADDDLAEMKWIKVNAIQTMIAQGEIVSTHIPLLKKLAEKYSTND, translated from the coding sequence ATGACAACGCTAAAGCCTACAGGAGTAATAATAGCAAGGTTCCAGACACCTTCCCTGCATGAAGGGCATCTGCAACTGATCAAAGAAGTAAAAACTACGCATAACAGATTAATCATCGTACTGGGCGTAGCGCCAGTAAAAGGTGGCCGTAAAAATCCGCTGGATTATTACACCCGCGAAAGAATGATCAAACAACTGTTTCCGGATGTGATCGTATTGCCACTGAGTGACCAGGCATCTGATAAGGTATGGTCCCGTAAACTGGATGAACTGCTGAGCAATAACTTCAACAACGAATCCTTCATCCTGTACGGCAGCCGCGATAGCTTCATACCTTATTATTCCGGCCGCTTTGCAACCGCTGCATTACCTCCTGTACAGGACTTTAACGCAACTGCCCAGAGAGAGGCCATCTCCGATAAAGTATTTGATACTGAAGAGTTTCGCGCCGGTGTTATTTACAGTACTTATAACCTCTACCCAAAAGTTTATCCGACTGTTGATATCGCCTTATTCAGGAACAACCGCAGTGAATTACTACTGGGACGTAAACCAGCCGAAAGTGGCTGGCGCCTGCCAGGTGGTTTTACCGACCCAACGGACATGAGTTTCGACCAGGCAGCGAAAAGAGAATTGCTGGAAGAATGCGGCCCCGTAGAAACCAGTCCAATGCAGTACGAACTGTCTTTACAAATGGACGACTGGCGCTACCGCTCAGAAGTAGACAAGATCATTACCACCCTGTTCAGCACCGATCTGCTATTTGGAGAACCTGCTGCTGATGATGATCTGGCTGAGATGAAATGGATAAAGGTCAATGCCATTCAAACAATGATCGCTCAGGGTGAAATCGTAAGCACACACATACCACTGTTAAAAAAATTAGCTGAAAAATATTCTACTAACGACTAA
- a CDS encoding nicotinate phosphoribosyltransferase, translating to MTKENLILLADAYKYSHHKLYIPGTEYIYSYFESRGGKFQETVFYGLQYFLMEYLQGAVITKEKLDEAETTLLEVFGRNDVFDRSRFEYIIEKHGGRLPVRIKAVPEGTVTGVRNVLMTIENTDPNCYWLTNFLETLLMQVWYPCTVATLSREIKKTVKKYYDETASEAAFAGIDFVLNDFGFRGASSVESAGIGGSAHLLNFSGSDTLIGSTFAKRYYQAPVAPGLSIPATEHSIVTMLGEEGEVDIFRHILNAFPTGTIACVSDSYNILRACREYWGTELKEQILNRQGTLVIRPDSGDAIQTLLKVFEILMETFGYTVNEKGFKVLPPQVRVIQGDGISYSSIPPIFEALKQAGISAENLVLGMGGALLQRVNRDTQEYALKCSYAVVNGKPINVQKNPLELDANGNTRVSFKKSKSGKQKLVLENGVYISLPEHEAPEKADQLVTVFEDGDIKATYTFNQIRKNATI from the coding sequence ATGACAAAGGAAAACCTCATTTTGTTAGCTGATGCCTACAAATACTCCCACCACAAACTCTACATCCCAGGCACCGAGTATATCTACTCTTACTTTGAAAGCAGAGGCGGTAAATTCCAGGAAACCGTTTTCTATGGCCTCCAGTATTTCCTGATGGAATACCTGCAGGGCGCTGTTATCACCAAAGAAAAACTGGACGAAGCAGAAACTACTTTACTGGAAGTCTTTGGCCGCAACGATGTATTTGACCGCAGCCGTTTCGAATACATTATTGAAAAACACGGAGGCCGTCTTCCGGTACGTATCAAAGCTGTTCCGGAAGGTACTGTAACAGGCGTACGTAATGTGCTGATGACCATTGAAAATACTGACCCTAACTGTTACTGGCTGACCAACTTCCTCGAAACACTGCTGATGCAGGTATGGTACCCCTGTACAGTAGCGACCCTCTCCAGGGAGATCAAAAAAACAGTAAAAAAATACTACGATGAAACTGCCAGCGAAGCGGCCTTTGCCGGAATTGACTTCGTACTCAACGACTTCGGGTTCCGTGGTGCCAGCTCAGTAGAAAGCGCAGGTATCGGGGGTAGTGCACACTTACTCAACTTCTCTGGTAGCGATACCCTCATCGGTTCCACTTTCGCTAAACGTTATTATCAGGCGCCGGTTGCACCTGGTCTTTCTATCCCTGCTACTGAACACTCTATTGTGACCATGCTGGGTGAAGAAGGAGAAGTAGACATCTTCCGTCACATCCTGAATGCCTTCCCTACAGGTACAATTGCCTGTGTTTCCGACTCTTACAATATCCTGCGTGCCTGCCGCGAGTACTGGGGTACTGAACTGAAAGAACAGATCCTTAACAGACAGGGTACGCTGGTGATCCGTCCTGATAGCGGTGATGCTATCCAGACCCTCCTGAAGGTATTTGAGATCCTGATGGAAACTTTTGGTTATACCGTTAATGAAAAGGGTTTCAAGGTGTTACCTCCACAGGTAAGGGTTATACAAGGCGATGGCATTAGTTATTCCTCAATTCCCCCTATCTTCGAAGCATTAAAACAGGCAGGTATCAGTGCTGAAAACCTGGTACTGGGTATGGGAGGTGCTCTATTGCAACGTGTTAACAGGGATACCCAGGAATATGCACTGAAATGCTCCTATGCGGTGGTGAACGGAAAGCCGATCAACGTGCAGAAAAACCCGCTGGAACTGGATGCAAATGGAAATACGCGCGTATCTTTCAAAAAATCCAAATCCGGCAAACAGAAACTGGTACTGGAAAATGGAGTCTATATATCTCTCCCTGAACATGAAGCGCCTGAAAAGGCGGACCAACTGGTAACAGTTTTTGAAGATGGCGATATAAAAGCGACATACACGTTTAACCAAATCAGAAAGAACGCAACCATCTGA